In the Arachis stenosperma cultivar V10309 chromosome 8, arast.V10309.gnm1.PFL2, whole genome shotgun sequence genome, CAAACTCTGCAGATTCTAATAAAGATTATCTGCATGCTTGCTGCTATTATAATTGCATCAGACTTAtgttattcttttttctttagcAGTTAGATCactatattttgaaaaatttaatgactgttatataaacaaaattggaggatgaaaaaggaaacagaAGTTAGTTGGATAATCCTAATTCCTACTTCTGAGTTCTGATTTTGGGCTCTGCTCCTAAATTCCAGATTTCCAACCTCCAAATCTCTAAAATTCTGCTATTTTCCGACTGTCTCTGCTTCGCTATCTACTCCGCCGTGGGAAGTAATCTTAGCAAACGCTGCCGGAGATTACAAAATGCAGTTATAAATAAGCACTCACCGGGACATTTCCAATGAGCACGCCAactgtttgtgaaaatgccaaagaatatatttttttccttcATCAATTGTGGCATGAGAATGAGGAATTGGAAGCCTTAAAGGTTTGAAGTTTGTGTAGCTTTTCACTATCCATTGTTCTGAATTCACTTGGTATTCTAATAATGTTGAAGTCCCGTAGTTTGTAGCTTCCTCTTTGAAGAAGGGCATGCTTCAGCACGATTTCAAGAAATGGGGCTCCATGATCAGGACCTTATGTGTTGATTCCAGGCACAGGGAAGCCTTGTCCCTTTTCCATCAATGCATAAAGGGTTATGCAGATTTTAAACCCGATCACAGTGTTGTTGCTTCAATTCTCAAGTCTTGTTCTGCCCTATTGGCTCTCAAATTGGGCACAGCTCTTCATGGCTATGTTGTTAAGCAGGGCCATGATGCTTGCCAGGTCACTAACAAAGCATTGCTTAACATGTATGCAAAATGTGGCAGGCTTGTTGAATGTAATAAGATGTTTTATCAGCTCAGCCACCGTGATTCTGTCATTTGGAACATTGTTCTATCTGGGTTTTCGGGGTCCATGAAGTACGATTTGGATGTGATAAGGATGTTTCGGACAATGCACTCCAATGGGGAGGCTATGCCCAATTCGGTTACTGCTGCTATTGTTCTTCCTGTTTGTGCTCGTTTAGGGGATGTCGACGCTGGAAAGAGTGTGCAGGCTTATGTGATTAAGTCTGGTTTTGAGGCAGACACCCTTGCTGGGAATGCTCTTATATCAATGTATGCAAAGTGTGGGCTGGTATCTCATGATGCATATGCTGTTTTTGATGACATTGGTCACAAAGATGTTGTTTCATGGAATGCAATGATTGCAGGTCTTGCTGAGAATCTCTTGTTTGAAGACGCATTTACGTTGTTCGGTTCAATGGTGAAAGGGCCTACACAACCAAATTATGCCACTATAGCAAATATTCTGCCTGTTTGTGCATTGCTTGATGAGAACGTTGCATACCAGTATGGAAGGCAAATCCACTCTTATGTGCTGCAACGGGCTGAACTGTCAGCTGATGTTTCTGTGTCCAATGCTTTGATTAGCTTCTACATAAGAGTTGGTCGGATGATGGAAGCGGAATCTTTATTTTGGGCAATGGATGCAAGGGACTTGGTCTCTTGGAATGCTATTATTGCAGGATTCACATCAAATGGTGAATGGTTAAAAGCATTGCATCTGTTGAGTAATTTAGTATCTCTAGAGATGCTATTGCCTGATTCTGTGACTATTGTTAGCATACTTCCACTTTGTGCTCAATTGAGAAACTTGCATGTAGGGAAACAGATCCATGCATATATCTTCAGACACCATTATCTTTTTGAAGATACTACTGTTGGGAAtgctttagttagtttctatGCAAAATGTGGCAATACAGAAAAAGCATATCATACTTTCAATATGATTCCTAGGAAAGATTTGATTTCATGGAATTCTATTCTTGACGCCTTTGGAGAGAAGAGGCATCATTCAAGATTTCTCAGCTTGTTACATTCAATGCTTAAACTAGGAATTAGACCTGACTCAGTCACAGTATTGGCCACAATCcatttttgtgcttctctcttGATAGTAGAAAAGGTTAAAGAAA is a window encoding:
- the LOC130946166 gene encoding putative pentatricopeptide repeat-containing protein At5g08490; the encoded protein is MSTPTVCENAKEYIFFLHQLWHENEELEALKFVASSLKKGMLQHDFKKWGSMIRTLCVDSRHREALSLFHQCIKGYADFKPDHSVVASILKSCSALLALKLGTALHGYVVKQGHDACQVTNKALLNMYAKCGRLVECNKMFYQLSHRDSVIWNIVLSGFSGSMKYDLDVIRMFRTMHSNGEAMPNSVTAAIVLPVCARLGDVDAGKSVQAYVIKSGFEADTLAGNALISMYAKCGLVSHDAYAVFDDIGHKDVVSWNAMIAGLAENLLFEDAFTLFGSMVKGPTQPNYATIANILPVCALLDENVAYQYGRQIHSYVLQRAELSADVSVSNALISFYIRVGRMMEAESLFWAMDARDLVSWNAIIAGFTSNGEWLKALHLLSNLVSLEMLLPDSVTIVSILPLCAQLRNLHVGKQIHAYIFRHHYLFEDTTVGNALVSFYAKCGNTEKAYHTFNMIPRKDLISWNSILDAFGEKRHHSRFLSLLHSMLKLGIRPDSVTVLATIHFCASLLIVEKVKEIHNYSIKVGSLFGDTAPTIGNAILDAYAKCGNMDYANRMFQKLSEKRNLVSCNSMISGYVSLGSHHDANMIFSGMSETDLTTWNLMVRVYAENDCRDQALRLFYELQARRMKPDEVTIMSILPVCTQMASAHLLTQCHGYIIRSCFEDLHLKGALLDAYAKCGIIGCANKLFRSSAVKDLVMFTAMIGGYAMHGLSEEALRIFSDMLKMGIKPDHVIFTCVLSACSHAGHVDEGLKIFYSMEKIHGMKPNAEQYACVVDLLARGGRVREAYSLITKMPIEANASLWGSLLGACKIHHEVELGRIVASHLFKIKADDIGNYIVLSNLYAADARWDGVMEVRKMMKNKDLKKPAGCSWIEVEKKHNIFVAGDCSHPQRSIIYSTLCTLDQQIKEPIEFLA